The Rhizobium leguminosarum DNA segment ATACGATGGGCCTCGACGCCAATGCGACGTCGGCGGAGATCAAGAGCCGCTACAAGGAATTGGTCAAGAAGCACCATCCGGATGCCAATGGCGGCGACCGCGGCTCGGAAGAGCGTTTCCGCGCCGTCATCCAGGCCTATCAATTGTTGAAGCAGAACGGTTTTTGTTAATTCCCGTCCTTGCTCTTGGGCTTCAATCGGGTATGGTCCAAATCGGCTGAGGCCGCAGGCAAACGCGGCTCATATTTGTGCGTTTTCCCGACATCGCCTCCGCCGACCTTCCGGACGCGGCGTTTCTTGTCCGGGACTCTTTCAAGAATGCTCGCACGCGGTCATTATCCCGCCGAGGTTTCGTTTCAGTCCCGGAGAAGCATCGCCGACGTTCCGACCTGGACGGGCGCGGAATAAAATCGCGGCGTCACGGTTGCGACATGGCCTGAGACAGTATGGCCGGGTGGCATCACCCGCCTTGGAGACATGATGAGCAAGATCGAACTTGATATATCCGAATTGCCCGATACCACCGTTTCGGTCCGCGAGACCTTCGGCATCGATTCCGACATCCGCGTTCCCGCCTACAGCAAGGGCGACGCCTATGTGCCGGACCTTGACACCGACTACCTGTTCGACCGCGACACGACGCTCGCCATTCTCGCAGGCTTCGCCCATAACCGCCGCGTGATGATCTCCGGCTATCACGGCACGGGCAAGTCCTCGCATATCGAGCAGGTTGCCGCACGGCTCAACTGGCCTTGCGTGCGTATCAACCTCGACAGCCATGTCAGCCGTATCGACCTCGTCGGCAAGGATGCGATCGTCGTCAAGGACGGGCTGCAGGTCACCGAATTCAAGGACGGCATCCTGCCCTGGGCCTATCAGCACAATGTTGCGCTGGTCTTCGACGAATATGATGCCGGCCGCCCCGACGTGATGTTCGTCATCCAGCGCGTTCTCGAATCCTCCGGCCGCCTGACGCTGCTCGACCAGAGCCGCGTCATCCGGCCGCACCCGGCCTTCCGCCTGTTTGCGACCGCCAATACGATCGGCCTCGGCGATACCACCGGCCTCTATCACGGCACCCAGCAGATCAACCAGGCGCAGATGGACCGCTGGTCGATCGTGACGACGCTGAACTATCTGCCGCATGATCACGAAGTGAATATCGTCGCCGCCAAG contains these protein-coding regions:
- the cobS gene encoding cobaltochelatase subunit CobS; translation: MSKIELDISELPDTTVSVRETFGIDSDIRVPAYSKGDAYVPDLDTDYLFDRDTTLAILAGFAHNRRVMISGYHGTGKSSHIEQVAARLNWPCVRINLDSHVSRIDLVGKDAIVVKDGLQVTEFKDGILPWAYQHNVALVFDEYDAGRPDVMFVIQRVLESSGRLTLLDQSRVIRPHPAFRLFATANTIGLGDTTGLYHGTQQINQAQMDRWSIVTTLNYLPHDHEVNIVAAKVKSFGKDREGRDTVSKMVRVADLTRAAFMNGDLSTVMSPRTVITWAENAEIFGDLAFAFRVTFLNKCDELERPLVAEHYQRAFGVELKESAANIVLGA